In the genome of Pseudomonas sp. Teo4, the window GCGCCGCGCGGGCGGCGCTCGATCTCACTGGCGCTAAACATCCCACGTCAACCACCCTCAGAACCACGGGAAATAAATCGCCACAAAAATCAGGCAAATCCGGCACAACGGGTCAATACTGGCCATTTACCGCCTGCCTTGAATGAAGATGTTTTTAATCACTGAACTTCCAAGGCGAAACCCGCTCTTATGCCGGTAGCCATTGGTCATGGCCGCCTGCTAAGCTCGCGGCTTTACCCTGATTGCCCCTATGGCGCATGAACAAGGAAATAGCATGAAACAGCATCGTTTGGCGGCTGCGGTTGCCCTGGTAGGCCTGGTACTGGCTGGCTGCGACCAGCAGGCCAGCACTCCCGAGCTGAAAACTCCGGCACAGAAAGCCTCCTACGGTATCGGCCTGAACATGGGCAAGAGCCTGGCTCAGGAAGGCATGGAAGACCTTGATTCGAAAGCGGTCGCCCTCGGCATCGAAGACGCCGTCAGCAAGAAAGAACAGCGCATCAAGGACGAAGAGCTGGTAGAAGCCTTCACCGCGCTGCAGAAGCGTGCCGAAGAGCGTCTGGCCAAGGCCAGCGAAGAAGCGGCCTCCGCCGGCAAGAAATTCCTCGAAGAAAACGGCAAGAAGCCAGGTGTGGTCACTACCGCTTCCGGCCTGCAGTATGAAGTGGTCAAGAAGGCCGACGGCCCACAGCCCAAGCCAACTGACGTGGTCACTGTCCACTACGAAGGCAAGCTGATCGACGGCAAGGTGTTCGACAGCTCCGTCGAGCGCGGCAGCCCGATCGACCTGCCTGTCAGCGGCGTCATTCCAGGCTGGGTCGAAGGCCTGCAACTGATGCACGTCGGCGAGAAGTACAAGCTGTTCATCCCGGCTGAGCTGGCCTATGGCGCCCAGAGCCCAAGCCCGTTGATCCCGGCCAACTCGGTGCTGGTGTTCGACCTGGAGCTGCTCGGCATCAAGGACCAGAGCCAGCCACAAGGCGAGGCGCCTGAAGCGCCGGCTGAAGAGCCTGCCAAGTAATAGCCTTTGCGCTGCGAACAACGCCCCGTCCTTACGGGGCGTTTTCGTTTGTGCCCGGGCGAACCTCGTGGCGCGTGAACGGTCCGAGCAAAGGCAGTGCGACAATGTAGGAGGCGTCCGACGCAAATCGTTTGCGAATCTGAAACGACTGTGTAAAAAACGGCCGATCTGAGTGGCGCCCTTGCCTCATGGGCACCTGACGTCGGAAACTTCGCCCTGTTCACAAGGTTATCCACAATAAATGTGGATAACCCTTTCGCTGTTGGAGGCTCCATGAGCGCACCTTGGAATTTCGCCCGTTTCCTGCCCCTGGCCGAACGTTTGCTGAGTCGTGGCCGTTTGCCGGCACTGCTGTTCGCCGTGGCTCGAAAAGGCCCGCGCCTGGGACAGTTACGCGAAGACGTAAAGTTGTTGCAGGCGCTGTGCCTGGCCTGGTGGCGCGGTGAGTACCGGGCCATCAGCCCCAAGGCCCTGGTCACCGTTGTGGCGGGCTTGCTGTACTTCGTCAGCCCAATCGATGCCATTCCTGACTGGCTGCTGGGCGTGGGTTTTCTCGATGACATCGCCGTACTTGGCTGGGTACTCAAGACCGTGGCCGATGAGCTGGCGCGCTTCAAGGCCTGGCGTGACAGCCAGGCGCCCGAGCGTCTGCGGGTGGTCGAACGCTTGCCGGACACCCCGGAGGCGCTGCGTCTTGAGCGTAATACGCACTGAAAGCGACCCTGACCTGCACAGACTCCCAAGCTTGGTAATATAATTGGCATAAGGATTATGCCTACGGATTACATGCCGTAATCCTACGTGAGGGGGTTGTAATGGGTATTCAGGTTATCAGCCGGGACGGTCAGCCCGAGTACGCAGTCGTTCCTTGGGAGCAGTACCAGGCGCTGCTCAAGGCCGCCGGGCAGGCGCCCGCGGTTGCCAGCGTCGCGGCCAGCGAAGACAACGCACCTGCCGCCAGGCTGCCGGATTTCAGTGAAGTTGCCCAGTTACGTCAGGCCAAGGGCCTGGCGCCTGAGCAGTTGGCCCGTAATGTCGGCGTCAGCCCGGCGTATCTGGCCATGATCGAGTCGGGAGAGCGCCAACCGGACGCCGCGATCCGCCGCGCCCTGGCATGGCATCTGGGCGTGGCTGGCTGGAGCGAACCGTCATGAGCCAGGTCAGGATCAGCCGCCAGAATTGGGATAACCTGCTGTGCGAGCTTGACCTGGCCCGACGACAACGCCATCTGCTCACCTACCGCGCCCTGATCGAGCGCCTGCAGTTGCCCAGCCCGGCCATGCAGACGCTGACCGCCGCACTCGAATACCTGGCCGTGCTGGATGCCCGCGCCGAGCAGCCGCTGCGCAGCTCGCTGGTGATCAGCCAGGGCGCGAGCCGCCTGCCACGCACCGGGTTCTTTGAATGCGTCGAACGACTGGGACGGTTTTCCGGGCCGGTCGATGGCATGGAGGCGGCCTCCTGGCATGCTTCGGAGGTGGTGCGGGTGTTCGAGTATGCGTATCCAGAAGAGGCTTGAGGTGTTGGTGCTGGCCTCATCGCCGGCAAGCCGGCTCCCACAGGGATCGCGCAGCTTAGTTAGAAACTGAGCAAGACAGTTGCTCCTACAGGTAATGCGGTGATCTCAAGGTCATCGCAGTCACTGTGGGAGCCGGCTTGTCGTGGCGACGAACCGCGGCGATGGGGCCGTTACTGACAACGCATCGCGATGGATCTCACCACAAGGCTTGCCATCGCCATCGAGCACTGTCAGCGTCTCCAGGTGAGCCTGGCGGCGGAACGCTTCGAGCATTTGCCCAACGGTCGCACTTAGGCTCACGCTCGGGCGTTCGCTTGGGCGGGCGTGCAATGGCATCGACAGACTGTCCCGTATTCCCAGCTCCTGCGGTCTCCCCAGCAGATACCCTTGCACCAGGTCCACCCCCATCTCTGTCAGCACCGCCAGCTCTTCGGCCAATTCGATACCTTCGGCAATCACCTGCGCCTTCGACGCGCGAGCAATCTGCAGAATCGAGCCGACGAACTCGCGCTTGAGCGGGTCGCAGTGGATACCGTCGATGAAGTGGCGGTCGATCTTGACGTAGTCAGGGCGCAGCTCCGACCACAGCCGCAGGCTCGAATAGCCGGCCCCAAGGTCGTCCAGGGCAATGGAAAAACCCATGTCGCGGTAATGGTGCAACGCATTGAACAGCAACTGAAAGTCATCGGTGGGCGTTTGCTCGGTCAACTCGATCACCACCCGGCTGGGTGACAGGCCCACCTGTTCCAGCAGCTTTAGTGTGCGGCCGGACGGGTAGTGCGGTTCAAGCAGCGACTCTGGCGAGATGTTCAGGAACAACTTGCCTTCAAGGTTCTGTTCGCTGAAGCGGCGGCAGGCACTTTCCCGGCACGTCGCTTCCAGCTCGGTCAGGCGGCCGGCCTGACGGGCAATGGTGAACAGGTTCAGTGGCGAATGCAGCGGGCTGTTGGACGGGCCACGGCTCAAGGCCTCGTGACCGAAAATGCGTCCGTCTTCGGGGCAGATGATCGGCTGGAACAGACTGTGAATACTGCGATGAGCCAGGATGGCGCTCAAGGCACTGAGCTGTTCGGCGACGGTCATGACGGTTTCCTGAAAATGAAAGGGCCGGGCGTCTGCACGCCCGGCCCTTCTATTTCACGACAAGCCGATGACTGTTTAATGACAGGTCACATTAATCTGCCATCATCCAATCGCGTCCTCAGTGCTTGGCCACCGCCGAGCTCAGGCTCAGGTAGTCGAGCAGGATGCGACCGGTCTCGGACAGGTAGGCGTCATCTTCCGGCTTGGTATCTTCTTCCTCGGCCGGCAGTGCGTCTTCGTCCTCTTTCTTCAGCTCCTTGAGTGGTTCTTCACCCTTGGCCTTGCGGCGGATGTTCTCCAGTGCCAGCTGCTTGCCCTCGATGTCGTCATGGCGGGCACGGCGTGTCTGCTCGTTGAGGCTGACGGTCTTCTCGTTCATCAGCTTCTGGGTCAGAGCCAGGCGGTCACGGATGTAGGTGAACTCCGCATCCTTGGCGCTGCGCGCTTCATGCTGGGCCTTGAGCTGCGACAGGAACGGCTTGAACGGGTCGGCAGCAGGTTTGACCACCGGGCGGATGGTGTCCCACGGCATGGCTTCGGGCAGGGCGCTTTCGCCGATTTCCTTGGTGTCGATGATCGACGGGTAATCGATGTCCGGCAGTACGCCCTGATGCTGGGTGCTCTGCCCGGAAACCCGGTAGAACTTGGCCAGGGTCAGCTTCAGCTCGCCATGGTTGAGTGGCTGAATGGTCTGCACGGTGCCTTTGCCGAAGGTCTGGCCGCCGATGATCAGCGCACGGTGGTAGTCCTGCATGGCACCGGCGAAAATCTCCGAGGCCGAGGCCGACAGGCGGTTGACCAGCAGGGCCAGCGGGCCTTTGTAGAAGGCGCCAGGGTTCTCGTCTTCGAGCACGTCGACGCGTCCGTCGCTGTTGCGCACCAGCACGGTCGGGCCTTTCTCGATGAACAGGCTGGTCAGCTCGGTGGCTTCCTGCAGCGAACCACCGCCGTTGTTGCGCAGGTCGATGACCACGCCGTCGACTTTCTCTTTCTGCAGTTCGGTGAGCAGTTTCTTCACATCGCGCGTGGTGCTCTTGTACTCGGGGTCGCCT includes:
- a CDS encoding FKBP-type peptidyl-prolyl cis-trans isomerase; the encoded protein is MKQHRLAAAVALVGLVLAGCDQQASTPELKTPAQKASYGIGLNMGKSLAQEGMEDLDSKAVALGIEDAVSKKEQRIKDEELVEAFTALQKRAEERLAKASEEAASAGKKFLEENGKKPGVVTTASGLQYEVVKKADGPQPKPTDVVTVHYEGKLIDGKVFDSSVERGSPIDLPVSGVIPGWVEGLQLMHVGEKYKLFIPAELAYGAQSPSPLIPANSVLVFDLELLGIKDQSQPQGEAPEAPAEEPAK
- a CDS encoding YkvA family protein; the protein is MSAPWNFARFLPLAERLLSRGRLPALLFAVARKGPRLGQLREDVKLLQALCLAWWRGEYRAISPKALVTVVAGLLYFVSPIDAIPDWLLGVGFLDDIAVLGWVLKTVADELARFKAWRDSQAPERLRVVERLPDTPEALRLERNTH
- a CDS encoding EAL domain-containing protein; translated protein: MTVAEQLSALSAILAHRSIHSLFQPIICPEDGRIFGHEALSRGPSNSPLHSPLNLFTIARQAGRLTELEATCRESACRRFSEQNLEGKLFLNISPESLLEPHYPSGRTLKLLEQVGLSPSRVVIELTEQTPTDDFQLLFNALHHYRDMGFSIALDDLGAGYSSLRLWSELRPDYVKIDRHFIDGIHCDPLKREFVGSILQIARASKAQVIAEGIELAEELAVLTEMGVDLVQGYLLGRPQELGIRDSLSMPLHARPSERPSVSLSATVGQMLEAFRRQAHLETLTVLDGDGKPCGEIHRDALSVTAPSPRFVATTSRLPQ
- a CDS encoding helix-turn-helix transcriptional regulator, giving the protein MGIQVISRDGQPEYAVVPWEQYQALLKAAGQAPAVASVAASEDNAPAARLPDFSEVAQLRQAKGLAPEQLARNVGVSPAYLAMIESGERQPDAAIRRALAWHLGVAGWSEPS